The Chroicocephalus ridibundus chromosome 4, bChrRid1.1, whole genome shotgun sequence genome contains the following window.
AGTGATCCGGGGGTTCCACACTTTGTTTAGAATTTGGGCTCCGGAGAATCCCGGCCAAGCGAGGGCAGCCCGTCACACCGGCACTGGAGCGTGCTCCCGGGGGGCACTGCGCCGCGGAGGCCCGGGCCGTGGCGGGGAGCAGGGTGtcacccccggcagccccggtgTGTGCTCGGGCACGGCCGCCGGGAAGCAGAGGTATGGCGGTTTTATGAGGCGCCGGGGAGGTTCCTGCCACCGCCCCGGggtgcccctgcccacccccagcccggcGCCGTGGCCCCCCAACACTCGCCCCAGGTCGCCCTCGGCTTTCCCCAGCCCGGGGCAACGCGCGCCCTCCGGGGACCAGCCCCCCTGGGCGGGCAGGGCGCGGGGAGGGGACTCATGCGGGAGAAGggcccggtgccggcgggggcggcagggagcggggccgccgcccggGAGGTGCCTCGGGCCGTGAGGCAGGGCCGGGAGGCGGCGGTGCGGAACGGTGCCGCGGGGCGCGGGCACCGGCACCAggcgggcgcggggggctgcCCGGCacggccgggcgggggccgggcacCGCCGAGTTGCCCGGGGGGGTCTCGCCACCGGGGTCCCCGGCGAGCACGGCGCGGGGGAGACCGGAGCAGGGCCCGCGCGGCgcaggggggcggcggcgggcgggggaggcggcggggctggccgggCCCGCGGGGcctgcggcgggcgggggcggcggggcccgggacCGGCGggacgaggcggggggggggccgcggggggagGAGGCTCGGACCACGTGACTCACCGGCGGCGCGCGGGGGCCGCGAGCAGCGCTCCCGGTCACGGAGGGTCGCCGCGCGCGGCGGCTGGGCACGACGTCACGGCCGCGCCTGCGCACGGCACgcgcccccgccaccgcccctcaTTGGCCGCCGCGCGCGAGGGACCCGCCCGGAAGGGGCGGTGCGCATGCGCGCGAGGCGGGGCGGTGGCCGGGGTCGGGCGTGCGTCAcggggcggggcgcgcgcggcggcggcggcgcaaaGCGCGCATGCGCGGGACGTACCACCGCGGCGCCTCTCGGGGAGGGACGGGTCTCGGCGCTGCGCACTGTGGGACGCGGGGGGGAGGACGGTGAGACACTCACCCACGGGAGAAAAGCTCCGAGATTTAATAACAAACGTTACAAAAGGGGTAAAaacgggcggggggggggtggtgtccccgcggggagggggctccCTTCTGCGCTACTTGAGGTCCATGAACCGAATGTCCATGATGAGGAGGAAGCTCTTGGgcaggggccgcggggcgggggacAGCACGGTGAAGACCTGGCGCTCCAGGTCGACACCGGTGACCACGATGAACCCGGCGACGCTGGTCTCGGAGATGTTGTCGTCGGGGCCATCGGCCGTGCTGACACTCAGCAGGTGGTGCACCATGTCCCGCCCCGGCGTCACCGGCACCAGCTTCAGCTGGTTGTCCTCCTGCGACATGCCCAGCGGCAGGCAGGAGTCCGGGATGGTGGGAGCCCCCACCTTGTAGATCTTGACGTCGGAGAACTTGACGTCGAAGGCGTGCGGGTAGAAGCAGCCCCGGAAGCCATAGAAGTACTCGCGGATGCGGTCGTCCCGGCACTCCCGGCGGAAGTCCTTGGAGCGCTCCACCACCCCGCCGGACTTGGGCAGTAGGACAGTGCGGACGAAGTGGGGCAGGTCCCGCTTCAGCTCGTTGTAGAGCCGCTCCTGGTCCAGCACCACCACCACGTCCACCTCAAAGGCGGAGGCGGCGTGCACCAGTGCCTGGTAGCCCGAGCCCTTCACCCAGCCGCAGGTGTTGATGACGCAGCCGCTGACCGAGGCGCGGCGGTTCACCTCGCAGCGCTGGTTGAAGACGTCAGCCAGGCGGGACGTGATCTGCGGGGGAACACAGAGGAGATGACACAACAGAGAGACCCTCCTGCGGCACCCGCATCCCTGGGCCCCAGACGGCTCCCTCAGACCCCGCAGCAGCACCACGCTGGCTCCGACCAGGCCAGGAGCTCCGGGGAACGAACAGCAGCCCCTGGATGGCACCAGAAGGGCAGGAGGCCACCGGGCCAGGCCCTGTCCCGCTCCTCAGGGAGGGACACAGCGACCCTCTGTACTGTTCCTACCGTGCTCAGCAGGTTCGTTTACTGCTAAGGCGCAGGAGCAGTGCCTGGCTCCTGGGCAACCGCCTGGAATTAAATCCTTTCTCTCCCACCCACAACTGACAGCTGCAAAGGGGCGATTTGCCATGCAGGAGGCTGAAGCTGTCCCTAAAACACATTACGAGCACTCCAGGGTGCTCGACTGCGGCAGGAGAGCTGCTTTTCTGTCCCAAGGGCTGTAGGACAAAGGCACTGCAGGGCCACGGGCGGCCTTCAGCCAAGCAGGGGCCTCTGTCACCAAACGGCCTCCCACCTCTGTGGGAGGACCCCGGGGACTCAGGTCTGGTTTTGGGCATCTTCAGGTTTTTCTTGGGCTTCTTTGCACCCGGGTTTCCATAAACAGAGTGGCAGGCtgcgggcagcaggcagggggggtccctgcaggggagggatgctctgCAGTGACGGCCACCACACTGTGGCTAATGCTGGCCCCATGTGAGAGCCATCAGACTGTGCCTGCGGCCATTCTCAGCTCCCCACTCCCCTCATGAGTCCCATGGGATGAGCTGGTTCGATGTGACCTGTGGCCTCTGGCTTTGCCATCCGTGGTCAGACACGACTTGCAGCCAAGGGCCTGGTGTgggggctggtgggcagcagaAAGCTCAATCCTGGTctctcagctcctcctctctgaACTGAAGAGCTTCTCCCCTCCTCGGGGgactcctccagcccctccatcaTCCCCATTATGCCTCTCCCCTCACCGCCTTGGCCTTCTGTTGAGCTGGAGCGCCCAGAAGTGGACAACAGGGCTCAGGCTGGGGATGCGCCGCAGTCTTACACAGCAGCAAAAAGGGACAATCCAGGGTCGGCAGGGAGCTTGGGAGCCCAACTCCGAACCGGGCCCGTCCCCAGGGCCAGATCCCCCGCCAGGCTCCCCACGCTCACCTTGTTGTAGAGCTTGATGTTGGTACCAGGCGTGGTGGAGCCGAAGTGGTAGACGAGCGGGGCCTGGAGGGAGAagccctcctccacatcagccGGCCGCTCGATGTAGAGCGCGCCCATGGTGCCAGGGATGGAGACGGAGCCCTGGCCCACGTCCAGCTCCACGAAGGTGGGCCGGCGCCCCAGCCGCACGGCATAGTTCAGCAGCAGGCGGCAGACGGTCGACTTGCCCACGTCGGTGGGTCCCACCACCATGACGCGGGGCCCCCGCTCATCCTCCCGCTCCGCCTGCCGCCGCATCTGCTCCAGGGCCGTGTGGGTGTTGAGGTAGAGCAGCATGGGGGTGTCCTTGGAGATGTAGGCCACCTCAGTGCGGCCGCTGAGCTGCACGGTGCAGCCGTGCCAGGTGAAGACGGCCACCTTGGCGCCGGCGTCGAAGGTGAACTTCTTGTTGCGGGTGAGCTCGGTGCCGAAGACCTCGGCCATGCCGgtgagcagctccagctgcaccgtCTGCGAGGCTTCCACCTCGAACCGCAGCTCCGTCTCCCGCTCCAGCTCGAACTTGGCCACCTGCTTCTTCTCCTCGCCGCCGTCGTCCGCCATGACGGGGCTCCGGGCCTGGCCTGCGGGGAGGGCAGCCGGTGGTCGGCGGGGCCGGTCTCTGCCGCCGCCCGGAGCGGGGgtcccgcccgccccccggccctcaggccgttgccatggcaacccccgcgcccccgcccgtcCCCGCCTCTCCCACCTACCGGGGCCGCCGCGCTTCCGGGCCGGCCGGGGCGCGCCGGAAGTGAGGTCACAGAGCGcgcccggcgcggcgggcggggacAGCTGCGGCGGGGGTTGCCATGGCAGCAGCCGCGCGGGGTGACGCCAGGGGGCGGAGCCCGGGCCTGCCGCGGCTCATTAACGTCTCATTAGAATGCGACCTCGGGTCCGCCGGCGTGGGCCGGGGCTggtgtgggggggacacggggggaccgGGGAGACACAGGGGACATGCgtgacaggggggacatgggtgACACCGGGGGACAGGGGGAATACGGGGGAACGGGGGGGACCGGGGAGGACAGGGGGGACAGGTGTGACACGGGGGGATACGGGAGACACGCAGTGGCCTGGGGGACACGAGGGGCGTGGCGGGGCACGAGGGGCCCAAGTGGACACAGggtgacatgggggacacggggggaccgGGAGGACACGAGGGACATGGGTGACAGGGGtcacacgggggacacgggggacaggggaggaccggggtgacatggggggacaggggggacacggggagacaGGGGGAGACACGGGGCGGCCTGGGGGACACGAGGGACGTGGGGGGTCCCGGTGGACACGGacacggggggcggggggacaccggggggacaggggggaccaGGGGGTGCTGAGAGGCGCCGGCGCCCGCAGCGCAACCCCGGCGGCGCTGCTGACGTCGGAGGTGCGGGGCGGTGACGTCACGGCGGCGGGGTGCGGGCGGTGACGTCGCGGCGGCGGGGGATGAGTCACGGTGCCGTGATGCGGCCCCCGGGCACGCAGggcccccccccgcggccgcccggtGCCCGCCCCGGGGACAGCGGCGGCGGCGACAGCGGGGACAGCGGCAGGCGGTGagcggcccccgccccccccggccccggcctgTCCCTGGGACCCCCAATATCCCCCCCGGGACCCTCATTGTCCACCCCGGGACCCGCAGTATCCCCCCCGGGACCTCCACCCCCaccatccctcccaccccaccgTCCCCCCGGGatccccaaaacccccccgggacccccatccTTCCGTCTCGGGACCCCCGATATCCCCCTTGGGGCCCCCACTCttccccccggcacccccactGTGTCCCCCGGGACCACCATTGTCCCCCCGGGACCACCATCCTCTCGTCCGAGGACCCCCGATACCCTCCCGGGACGCCCTTTTCCCCCCCGGGAACACCcttgcccctccccccccccccccccgccgagaGCCCCAATATCCCCCCGGGACCCCTACTGTGCCCCGCAGCACCCCCATCCTCCTGTCCCGGGACCCCCGATATCCCCCTTGGGACCCCGACTTcccaccccgggacccccatTGCTCCCCTCGGGACTCTCCCCCGCCAGGACCCCCAGACCCCGCTTAGGAGGACCCCCCCGTCCTCTCCCCAGGCCCTCGGGcccccctctgcccctcctttcccttccccccgtCCCCTGCGGGGACAGCAAGGACGGGGCActgccccccccgccttcctgCGATGAGCTGGCCGGGTCtcagccggcagcggggcgggggggaggtggctGTTGGGGAGGGGACCCCAGGCAGTgccccccccctcaccgcccccctttgcccctttgcaGGCCGCCCCTCTTTTCCGCCTCCTTCTGacccgggggggcgcggggccgcggtGCCCCCCCGACCTCGGCGCGGGAGGAACGACGGCTCTCGGCGCTCTGCTGCGCTGCTTCCCCTGCGAGCGGCTCTGCGGGGGGTGCACCCtgccccccggggcccccccgcgccccccagggGCCCTGCCGCCCGCCATGGGCCCTCCCCGGCGccgcctgccccccgccgcccgcctgccccCCCGCACCTTCCGCAGCTACCTGCCCCGCTCCCTCCGCACCTACAGCTGCGTCCACTGCCGGGCCCACCTCGCCCGCCACGAGGAGCTCATCTCCAAGGTGCCACCGCGGCTACCACCCCGCCAGATGGCCACCTGCCCCCCCGGGGGACGGGACAGACAGGCACCCCCCGCGGTGTCCCTGTGGCCGTGAGCGTCCTCCTATGGTGGCCCAGGGACAGTCAgcatcccccccccttccccgtgatgtccccagggctgtgagCTTCCTCCCGTGGTGGCATCAGCATAGCCAGGGACCCCCACACAGTGTCCCCGGGGCCGTGAGCTTTTTCCCATGGTGGCATTGGGACAGACAGAGACCCCCTCATGGTGTCCCTGGGGGCTGTGAGCTTCCTCCCAAGGTGGCCCGGGGAcactgagcatccccccccgTGCTGTTCCCAGGGTGGTGAGCGTTCCCTCCGTGTTGTCCTCGAGGTGTTCCCGTGGTGGTCAGCattgcccccgtgtccccagagTAGCAAGTGTCCCCCGCCATGGTGTCCTGGGGGTGGCAGGTGTCCCCTGCAGTGCTCCCGTGGAGGTGACCATCTCCCCCTCGGTGTCCTCGGGCTGGTgtggtgtggggtggggggacgctGGTGGCACAGGGGATGCGGTGCCCGGCTGGTGACTCGTGTCGTGTCCCCACAGTCCTTCCAGGGCAGCCATGGCCGTGCCTACCTGTTCAACTCCGTGTGAGTGCACGGGGACGGcgcctggggggaggggggcaccggggtcacccagagctgctctcctggatgtGACGGGCTGTGCCAGCCGGTGCCATGCGGTGCCATGCTGGTGTCATGctgggctgtgccgtgccagTGCCATGCGGTGCCATGCTGGTGTCATGCTGGTGTCATGCTGGGCTGTAACCGTGCTGGGTTGTGCCATGCCAGTACCATGGTGGGCTGTACCATGCCAGGCTGTGCCATGCCAATGCCATGctggtgccatgccaggctgtGGCAGGCCAGTGGTATGCAGGTGCTACGCTGTGCCATGCCAGTGCTGTGCCAAGCTGTGCCATGCTGGGCTGTGCCGGTGCCATGctggtgccatgctgtgccgtgccatgccagtGCCGTGCCAGGCGGTACCGTGCCATGCCGGTGGCCCACGGCTGTCTCTCGGTCGCAGGGTGAACGTGGGCTGTGGCCCGGCGGAGCAGCGTCTGCTGCTGACGGGGCTGCACTCGGTGGCTGACATCTTCTGCCAGAGCTGCAAGACCACCCTGGGCTGGAAATACGTGAGTGCCCCTGCCCTGGCAtcccccgggcacccccgggCACCCCTAGTCTGGGCACCCCAGACCGTGACCTGGACACCCCAAACCCCCAGTCTGGGCACCCCAAACCATGACCTGGgcaccccccccagccacccccggTCTGAGCACCCCAAACCATTACTTGGGCacccccctgggcacccctggtCTGGGCACCCCAAACCGTGACCtgccccaccccagcaccccaaacccaTGTGGGggctgtccccatcaccctgaTGCTGGTGCCTGGGTAGCCGGGGGGTGGCAGCGCGGGAGGGTGGGGGCCTGAcggtgtcccccccaggagcaggCCTTCGAGAGCAGCCAGAAGTACAAGGAGGGGAAGTTCATCATCGAGATGTCGCACATGGTGAAGGAGAACGGCTGGGACTGAGGGGCTCGGCGAGggcacccccccccagcagcacccccggGCAGGGGGTaccccctgccgcccccctggGGGCCACGGTGCCTGTCActggggcgggggctgcgggggctttTCTAGGGcaataaaggctttttttttttaggaaggtgCTGGGTGTCACCCGCCCCCGGCGCTGCCACCCCCCGGCTCAGCCCTGGCACCCAGCCGGGGGGTCCCTGATAGCACCCAACTTCCCCCCCCAACGCCGGCtatcccttcccctccccagaggCAGGAGCCGGGTCAGTGCGTTTATTGGGGCCTCAGGCCCTGAGctggtggggaaactgaggcacgggggagAGTGGGGGGGCAGGGACCCCATAgtgccctgtggggctggggggtgtggagggggagggaaaggggggcaggcaggggagggaggggtgggagatgggggggaggtgtgtgggggtggaaggagggagggaaggagagctggagggagggaagagggaaggagggagactggagggtggtgggaaggaaagagggaaggaggggtaaaaagggagggagggagaaagggaggagaggaaggagggagggacaagggatggagggagggcaggaggagggagggatggatgaagggagggatggagggatgaaggggagagaggagggagggatggagggagggcaggagggagaggtggagggGGGAGAAGTGGAGGGTGCGAgccatggagggatggagggagggcaggaaggataGAGGGGtgagaggagggagggcaggggggcaggagggatggagggagggcaggagggagagatggaggggtGAGAAGTGGAGGGTGCGAGGcatggagggagagaaggaga
Protein-coding sequences here:
- the CLP1 gene encoding polyribonucleotide 5'-hydroxyl-kinase Clp1, producing MADDGGEEKKQVAKFELERETELRFEVEASQTVQLELLTGMAEVFGTELTRNKKFTFDAGAKVAVFTWHGCTVQLSGRTEVAYISKDTPMLLYLNTHTALEQMRRQAEREDERGPRVMVVGPTDVGKSTVCRLLLNYAVRLGRRPTFVELDVGQGSVSIPGTMGALYIERPADVEEGFSLQAPLVYHFGSTTPGTNIKLYNKITSRLADVFNQRCEVNRRASVSGCVINTCGWVKGSGYQALVHAASAFEVDVVVVLDQERLYNELKRDLPHFVRTVLLPKSGGVVERSKDFRRECRDDRIREYFYGFRGCFYPHAFDVKFSDVKIYKVGAPTIPDSCLPLGMSQEDNQLKLVPVTPGRDMVHHLLSVSTADGPDDNISETSVAGFIVVTGVDLERQVFTVLSPAPRPLPKSFLLIMDIRFMDLK
- the YPEL4 gene encoding protein yippee-like 4, yielding MGPPRRRLPPAARLPPRTFRSYLPRSLRTYSCVHCRAHLARHEELISKSFQGSHGRAYLFNSVVNVGCGPAEQRLLLTGLHSVADIFCQSCKTTLGWKYEQAFESSQKYKEGKFIIEMSHMVKENGWD